The following nucleotide sequence is from Methanocaldococcus jannaschii DSM 2661.
TATACTCTCGTAATTTATATGTGCTATTTTTGAACTTAGATACCTTTAGGTATCACCATATAATAAATAAATTTACTTTAGCTCTCATCAAGTATGTGAATATACTGTTATTAACTCATGCATACCAGGAATAAATTTTAATTAATTTAGATATTAATCTCATTATAGGTGTTAAAAATGGATTATGAGAGCAAAAAAGTTGATTATTTAGTTAATCCTAGCATAGAAAAACTAATCCAACTTTTAACTAGTGGAATTAACAACAGTGTTATAACCCTATTTACACATTGCAAGGTTTATTATGATGGGAGAGCAATTGGATTATCTTTTAAATATTGTCAAAAATGATAAAAAGTTTTTAGAAACTCTTAAAAACATGAAAATTGACGTAGATTCAGATGAAGAACTTAGTAAAATATTTTTTATAATAATAACATTCCCATTCTGGTTAAGATGTCATGATGATATCAAAAATGCCCTACGTCTAATAGACAAAATTACAAACAAGGGAAGTTTTACTAAAGTATTGGATAACTCAATGAAGGAATATCATGTATTCTATATTTATGATGTGGACAAACTATCTGACCTTATAGCTGAAGAATTAAAAAGATTATACCTTATATGTAAATCAGAAGGAAAAAGTTATTATGAAAATATATTTTTCAGATTGGATAGGAAGTCAATATTAAAATTATTTATGAAAATATCCCCTTTCAAACAATTAGATGTTATTAAAGGAAAGCTCAAAAATCAATTAGATTTCTTTGAAGAATATTTCAATAATATTGAAAAAATTGGTTATTTTTCAATAAGAATGGAAAATAGTCGTTATAATGAGCATATTAAATCACTTCATCCTAAATTAATAATATCATTGAGAGTAGATAAGGTGCATATACGTTTAGAAGCTCAAATAGACTACTACAATATAAATAACGAAAATGAAGAAGCATATAAGAAAATTTTAGAACTGATGAAACTCAATTTACTCACAATAGGTTATAAAGCAGTTGAAAAATTCCTTGAGGAAATTTATGAAGAAGTTTAACCAACTTCCAATATTGGTATAAAAATACTATTATAACTTGCTTGCAATTTCTATTGCAGTTTTTAAATCCTCTATTGTCCTTTGGGAGAGGATATAATTATCCACACAAAATTTTAGATTCTCTTTTAATGATTTTTCTTGGTCTAACAAGGATAATCTTTGGATTATTCTTTTAATTACACCCTGATAATAATAAACTTCTGAATTTTTACTACTCTCCATTTTTAAAATAAGTTTTTTCAATTTGTATATTGCTTCAATTGTTGGTAATTCTAAAAGTTCTTCAAAAGCTGTCATAATATCCCACCAAAATATTCTAAAGTTATTCATCTGGGAATAGACACAAATTACACTTGATAATCCACTTTTTATTCTTATCATCTGGATACACATCGATAATATTATGCTCATCATCAGCATACTCTAATCTTGAAGTCCATGGGAGTGTTTTTAGAGTGGAAATAAGAGCATTCAAAACATTCTTTCTAAAACTATCTTCACTTGAAGATTTTAACAAACTTTCCAAAGATTTTATAAATTCAACCAACTCCTCAATCTCTCCCCTCATAACCTCATCAAAAGTTAATTCTAAATCGCACTTTATAATCCATTCTCCAAAACCACCAACTTGAACCTTACAATCCCTCATTTAACCACCCACAATTAGAATATAATTTAAGTATTCTCATAAGATTTTGTTAAAACTTCTTTCCTTATAATATAAATAGCATCTCCATCGTTATTCCAAATAGCATATTTCTAAACTACTAACAATTAATATTAGGTAATGATACTTGAAGATGAGCGTTTTAAATATTTACCAAAACTCATAAAAATGATAATTTCAATTATCATAATTATAATTATCATTATGGGATTAGTATGTTTGTGGATAGAGAAGAAGAACTAAAAGCATTAAATGAAAAGTTAGATAGTAACAACTTTGAATTCATAGTTATTTATGGGAGAAGAAGAATAGGGAAGACAAAGTTGGCATTAAAAAGTGTAGAAAATAGGGAGCATATTTATTACTTAGCAGTTGAGGGAGATAATTTAAAGCATTTTAAAAGATATGCTTCAAAGGTTGAACCAACAATTGAATATGCTAAAGAGGATTGGGAAGCATATTTTAACTTTTTAAAAGATAAAATCATTATCATTGATGAGTTTCCAAACTTAATTAAAGAAAATCCTAATGTATTATCTCTATTCCAGAGAATTGTAGATATACATTTAAAAAATACAAAAACAAAACTTATTATTCTTGGCTCATCAATATCCATGATGGGAGAGAAGGTCTTAAGTTATAAATCTCCTCTTTATGGGAGAAAAACTGGAGTTTTGAAGATTAAACCATTGAAGTTTAAGCATTTAAAGGAATTTTTCCCAAAAGCTATTTGGGAAGAGTTGGTTGAAATTTATGGTTTTGCTGATGGTATTCCATACTATCTTGAGAAGGTAAAACTTCCATTTTGGGATTACTTAGATAAAGAGATTAAGAGAGTTGATAGTTTTTTGAGATATGAGGTTGATTTCTTGATGAAGTATGAGTTTGAGGAGCCAACAACTTATAAAAAGATTCTTGAGGCAATAGCTTTTGGTAATCACACACTTGGAGAGATAAAGAATTACTTGGGCTTTAAGCATTCAGATTTAACACCATATTTAAAAAACTTGATTGAGGTTGAATTTATAGAGAGGCAAACTCCTATTACAGAAAGTGTAAAATCAAAAAAGGGGAGGTATTACATTAAAGATAATTTTATTGCTTTTTATTTTAGGTATATTTTTCCAAATTTATCTGCAATTGAAGAGGGGATTTTTGATATTGAGGAGATAAAGGCTGATTATAATCAATATTTAGGATTTGTCTTTGAAAAAGTTGCTAAGGAGTTTTTAATTGAGCTGAATAAAATGAATAAATTACCATTTAAGTTTTTAAAGATTGGAAGATGGTGGCATAGGGGAGAAGAGATTGACTTAATTGCTTTAAATGATAATGATAAAAAAGCTTTATTTGTTGAGGTTAAATGGAAGGATTTGAAAGATAGAGATGTTAAAAAGATATATAGGGATTTGTATAGAAAGTCAAAACTTGTTGGATTAGATGATTATGAAAAATATTATGCCATTGTTGGAAAGAAGATTGAGAGTAAAGAGAATGGAGATTGTTTATTATTTGATTTGGAGGATTTCTCATAAAAGTTATTGGGGTGGAAATTATAGCATTATTGATTGAAGAAGGAATCATAATAATAAAAGATAAAAAAGTTGCAGAGAGGTTTTTAAAAGATTTAGAATCATCACAAGGAATGGATTGGAAAGAAATTAGAGAAAGAGCAGAAAGAGCTAAGAAACAACTTGAAGAGGGGATTGAATGGGCAAAGAAGACGAAATTATAATCCTACTAAAAATATTATTAGAAGAATATGATGAAGAAAAAGTAAAAGCTTTATTAAACTCTTTTCTTGCCACAAAAATTTAGATGTTGAGAATTTTTTTTAAAGAATTCTGCAATATTATTTGAAAAATTAAATAAGAGCAGAATATATCTAATTTTCAAAAGAGGGACTAATGATATTTTAGCATACTTCACTCTAACAATCTCTATCTTAAAAATAGTTGATGAAAAAATATCAAAAAAGACATTAATTTTGTATAGGATAATTTAAGTTTAGAATTTAAAATTTATAAATTTTATAATTTAATTGTTAATTGACTTTGAAGTCAATTCACCTTATCAATTTCTCATACTCTTTGTCAATGGCAGTTCTAAGTGCTTCCATCCAATTTTCTGAAAGTTTTATATATCTCCTCGGCCTATTTGCTGGAGCTTCCAATTTTCTTGTTTTTATTATACCCACTTCCTCCAAATAAGTAAAAACCCTCCTCCATTTTCTCAACACAAGAGTAGGATCTTCCTTCATCGCCTCAGCCAAGGCAATATTACACATTTCCATAGGACCACACTTACAATAACCACTCTCAAAATGCCTCTCACAAGCAAAAAGAACTTTTTTAAATTCTTCTGAATGTTCAAGAACTGCAATTAATCTAAATAATGTTCTAAGCTCTACACTCATAATCCCACTCCTATAAAGATGCCAAGGTATAAAAGTCTATTAGTGAATTGACTTTAAAGTCAATTCAGCATTATTATATAGTATATCCCTAATTGTTTATATTTCAAACGGAAAAATAAATATTTTGAAAATGAACAATAGCATTTATTTTTCACATTTTTCATTAGATTCATCTTTTTTAATTGGTTTATCCAACATTTTAGGTATTAAAAGTGTAAGAACAAGAACTAACACTATATACACCAACATTGCAGTAAGAAACACTAACAACCTTCCCTCAACCATTCTAATAACCTCCCAACAAACTAACTAATTTTTTATTCTAAAAAACTTATACTTAGATGCCATTGTGAATTGACTTTGAAATCAATTCACTCTCAAATTTGTATTCCAACAGTGACATGAAAAAGAAAATAAACTATATCATTCTCCCAAAACTTCCCTCCCACTCTGGAAAAATAAGCTAAAATCCCTATTTTTCTCTGATATGTATTTTATCATGAATAAAATTTGCTTTTTAAATTCTTTTTTACTGATTTTCGCCTTATTATGAGCATCTTTCAAATACCTTGGATAACCAAGTTTAGAGTATGGAATAAGCAAACTTATAACTTCTTCAATTGATTTTTTGTTAGTTCTTGGAACTTCAAGTGCTAATATTGGACTGCTCTCGGCAAATCTAACATAAGTTTTAGGAATCATCTCAAAAGGATTTTCCCTGATAACTTCTAAAAATTTGAAATAATCTCCAAACACATCACAAATCTTGTTAATGTGCCTCCTACTCCTTTTTTTATTATAACAATCTTCCAATTTAAGAGTAGTGTATCCCCTCCCTCTAAATATTTGATTTAGAAGTGTAGCATCAAGTAGGATATCAACATTTATGTTGTTTTCCTTTAATTTTTCTGTAATAATTGAATTCTCAAAATTTTTAGCTATGAATGTACAATCATACTCTAACAATCTATTTAAAGAGTGTAGCAATTCTATATACTCAAAATATACTCCCCAACATGCAATTTCCAATCTAGAATTGAGAATATTTGCTGCAAATAACTCTTCCCTAATATCTTCAACATATTCAGAATACGTACTATCAAACTTTTGAAAAATCTTTATTGCTAAGAGAGTATTATCGTAAATATTCCCATCTAAATTCTCCAAAACTTCGTCCCAAAAATTATCCAATGATTTTATAAACTTCCAACCCAAATCTTCAGCTAAATCTGGATAAACAGTTAGAGGGTTAGTATCTCCACTTAAAAGTGGTGGCATTATTAAAGCCCCTGACAAAGTTCCATCTAAAAGGATTAAATCAACATTCTTGCTAACAAGTGTTGCAAGCCTATACTCTAAAGTCATCATTAATCTTCTAACTCTATCCTCTTCTTTAAAAAATGGTAGAACACCCAATTCAAACATTCCCTTTTCAATATTCTTTCCAATAGCATAGGATGAGAGGCCATAAACAATACCACTACAGAATTCAACCTTCCCCCTACTACCATCTACCCCACATAATACCCCTTCAACACCTTTTGGCAACTCATTCCACACTACTTCATCATTTATAATATTTCCAATACTGCTTATATTTTTAAACTCCCAATCCACAAAATTGTAAATTATATCCAAATGATTTTTACTAATAATAAACATTTTTATCACCCCTAAACGTAAATTAAAGGTTTTTAAATTTTTAAATTTTTAAGACCATCTTCTCCTCCTAAAACTCCATCATATTTTTTAATTTTAACCAATGCTGGAAGTGGGAGTGAAGAACCAACTACTATTGCCTCTCCAGTTGATAATTGTGGTAAATCTTGAAGTAAATCCTCTCCAACATTCTCGGAACTCTCTAAAATATATTTTTGGTCTGTTGGCTCTACAATTCTTAAAATTATCTTAGTATTCATTTGAGATAAGACTGTAGGATTCAATTCTTTAGGCCTCTGACTTACTAAACCCAATCCAACTCCAAATTTTCTTCCTTCTTTTGCAATTCTATTAATCCAATAACCAGACCTATCCTTCAAATTCTTTGCTGCAAAAAGGTGTGCTTCTTCTATAATTACTAATGTTGGTTTTTCAAGTGCTTTAATTTCAACTATCTCATCATGGACTGATTTAATTCTCTCTTTTAAAACTCTTTTTAAGAATTCTCCTACAATTGTTATTGCCTCCTCATCCTCAATCTTTTGAAGTGGGAGAACATTTATTTTATCACTCTTAATGTCAAACATTCCCTCATTCTCTCCCAAAATATTTTTATTTTTGTTAATAAACCATCTCAACTTTTCAATAACTCTATTTATTGACATTTCATCATCTTTTTTTACAGTTTTAGNCCTACATCTTGTTCCATCATAATACTCGATATAGATTCTTTTTTTATCTTCAGAATTTGCAATTTTATCAGCACACTCTACAAGTTTTTCTTCAATTTTTTTCAAATATTCCAACCCAGAAATTTGTTTTTTATTCTCCTTACACTCATATTTTACAGTAAGTGCAGCATATACTAAAAATGACTTTTGAACTGAAGAATTCTCACCAATACCAAGTAATTTTGCCAAATGCTCTTCAGGAACCAATATTGGATTCAATTTTGCAGGTAGAATATGAGTATTCCTCATTTTCACGTATTCTCCATGCGGATCAACTATTACAATATTCATTTTTCCCTTATCCTTTTCAAACAATTCTTGGACTAACACGGCTATAGTATTTGATTTTCCAGCCCCAGTCATTGCCAATACAGCAAAATGCCTTGAACAAAGCTCTTTTGCATTTAATTTCACTTTTGTTGAAGACCTTACCTTTAAATAACCTACTTCAATACTACCATTTGAAAATATTTTAGCTAACAAATCATCCTTAGTCAAATAAACATTCTGAGGCACATTTATTGGATATACGTTAGATTCAATACTTCCACTTTCATTATTAATTACTCCCAAAATTTTTGCACTCGCTAAAAATTTAGAAGAATTATTTAACATTTCTTCAGAATATATAACACCCCTAATCTTAGCTAACTCACTAGCATCTTCCGATTTATCACCAATTAGAGCATTAACAGAAACAATCTTGGTAATTTTTGAAAGAAGATAGTCCCCATGTGTATTTTTTGTAATGACAAACTCTCCCTTCTTAATCTTGTCAATAACCTGGTTCTCAATTACAAACTCAAATTCATTAACATTTTTTGAAGCTACAACAGTCCCAACAACTACACTGTTTATAACCATCACCCAACTGTTGTGCGTTTGTCTGCGTTAGTATGTATATACAAACTTCTATATATACTTTTCGATATCTAATAGTGCAGAATAAAGTTTAATAGTACCTAAGGATTCTAGTATTATCATAGCCATAAAACAGGGTGAATGTATGAAAGTGTATGATATTAGAAAAATACAAAAGCGTGTTACAAAATCCAGAGGAAAAACCTACTATACCTATTATATTAACCTCCCAGCTGAATGGATTGAAGATGCAAATTTAAAAGAAGGAGATAAAGTTGAGATATCTGGAGATAAAGATAAGCTATGTTTAAAAGTCGTGTATAGACAAAAAGATGAAAATAATAAAAAACAATAAAATAAGCATACACATCAACATTAAAGGGTGAAAATATGAATGAATTATATGAAATTTATGTGGAATTCAGAAGATGGGTTTATTGTTGAAGAACAACATAAAGAAGAAATTCCATTTGAAGACTGGATTGTCAACACCGTAGAACAACTTAAAAATTTACAATATACTAGATATACTTTTGAAGAACTTACCCCCAAGACAAAAAATTTAGAAGCATACAACAAATTATTGGAAATCTTAAAAAAACATACAAATATGGACATAGAAAATAACGTAAAAAGAATTTATCATTGCATTGCTGAAAATAATAACTACAAATATGAAATTGCCTTTTATATAGTAATAAGTAAAAATTGGAATGAATAAAGAAACATAAAAACCAATTCTATGCATATCCATTTATTTAGGTGTCAATGTATGATTGAAACCATCCACATCAAAAATTTTAGAGGTATTAGAGAGCTTAAATTGGAAAATTTGGGACAGATAAATATAATTGCTGGGAAGAATAATGCTTCAAAATCAAGTATCTTAGAAGCTTTGGCATTGTTTTTAAGTGCAAAGGAGGGGTTTTCATTATTTATAAAAATTTTAAGGGAGATATTACTTTGGAGAGGATGGTATGGTGAAAAAAGTATTTATGATTTGTTCTATAAAAATTCTAAAGAACTTGAAGTAAGTGTTAAGTTCTTAAATCAAGATTTTGCAAATTTAACCCTAAAAAATTCTAATCAAAGTTTTGCAAATAAAAATATTGCAGTAGAACTTAAATCTGATAAAAATTCTTGGAGTGGACGTTTTGATTCACATTTAATACATCCAGATTATATATCATCAATATTAACCTCTGCAGAGGCTACACAAAGTAATTTTGAATTTATAACATCCTTAACATTAATAAAGTTTGGATATATTGAGAGCATATACTCTCAAGCCTATGAGACTCAAGTTTTACAGGATGCTATAAGATTGCTTAGAGAAGCATACCCAGAAGTTAAAAGTCTAAGCCCTCTCCAAAAGTATAACAAGTGGATAATTCATGTTTAAACTGAATATGGAGTTTATCCATACTATGTAATGGGAGAAGGGTTTAAAAGTGCTTTAATAATTGCATTATTAACCTCTATACTAAAAAATGGTTATCTTTTGATAGATTCAGCTGAAGCCTTTCATCACCCCTCCTCACTTGAAATTACTTCACAAATGCTTACAAAATCTGTAAAGAATAATAACGTTCAAGTATTTTTAACCACTCACAGCCTTGAATTGATAGACTTCCTCCTTGAACATGCCAGTAAAGAAGGTATAGAGGGCAGATTAATCTACATGCGTAGAGATGGGGAAAATTTAATTAGCAGTATGGAATCCTTTGAAAATGTTAGGGAAATGAGAGAAACTCTCGGAATTGATTTAAGGGGGTAATCATGAGGATTTTATTACTTGAGGGAATTACGGATGTTGCATTCTTCATTCCAATATTAAAGAAATTATATGGTTTTTCAGAAATTAGTTGTGATGGTATTATTAGAGCAGAAAAAATGGGAGATATATCAAAACCAATATGTTTAGAGAATGAAGATGTTAAGTTGATAGTTTTCCACTCTGGAGGAAAATCAAAACAAAAACATGCTTTGACAGCAATGCTTACGGCTATTAAAATGGGTTATTTATCTAATATTAAAATCTTGGGCATTGCAAGGGATATAGACCAAGAGCATGATGTCAAAAACTGGACAAAGAGTATAATAAAAAATGCTGGATTTGAAGTTAAAGAGGGTGACAAATTTTTGATTATAGAGGATTTAAACTTAAAAATAGCTGTTTTGGGTATTGCTAATTATGATGAGGATGATTTTAACATCCCATCATTTGAACTAAAAAGAGAACTCGAGGCAGTAATTACTGATATGGCTAAAGAAATCAGCATCATAGAAAAATTCAAAAACTCTTTAGAATCATTAAGTAACGATGCTGAAAGAAGATTAAAGCCAAAAGACATAACGCACGTTTTAGCCATTGCTAAAAATTTTGACGGAGACTCCATGTCTGGCTTATATAGGAAATTTATTGAAGAGCAGATAAATAATAAAAATAAAGTGAACTTTTTATTAACACTAATATGTATTCTACCATGCCTCACCATCTTTTAACTCTTTTAAACATTTTGATAAAGATTTATGACATCTTTTACATCCTTTACTTCGACAACATCCTCCTCAATCTTAAAAATCTGCACAATTACCTCAATGTTCAATATTTGGACTTTTATTTTTTGAGATTCCTAAAAAAACTCTAAGGATTGTGCTTATTTTAAAAACACTAACAGGGTGAAAATAAAAAGTTGCAACTAAAAATAAGGAATGTTTTATTAGAATATTTAAAATTAAATAAACACGTTTTGAGAGTTTGTAATCTAACAGTGAATTGACTTCAAAGTCAATTCACAAAAAAGACTCTCCATTTAGAATTACATTATAAAAGTCTCTAAAAATAGTGATATGATAAAATAAACTTATTTAACTTTTACTGTTTTCTTTTGCATGTTTTTGCTAAGTCGGCAGTTTCTTTATCTATTTCCAAAGCTAAATTCTCTAATATCCTCAAGCAAAGTATTCTGCTGCAGCCCTACTAGCTTATTCATTAAAACCTACAAAAATATTACCATTTTTGCATATATGCTGGATAAAAGTTGCTCTATCACTTAAAAGTTGCAGTTTTTTAATTGAAAGTTTTAAAGTTCTGATAATAGAAATTCAAACATTAAAAATAGTATGTTGGATAAAACCATATAAAAACTATTTTTCCATTGAAATCACAATTTTTTCATGATACACAAAAGTTTAAATACTTTTGTTTTGATAAAATTTTGAAAAAAATATTTATACTCGAAATTTTAAAGAAATAAGTATGTATAATCTCAGTTAAAAATTACTGAGGGTGATAAATATGTGTTATAATTTTGAAAATGTTAAAAAAGCTTATGAGGATCAACTTAAAAACTATATAAAAAATAGTTTAATTCCTAACCTCTCCTCACATGCAAATAATGAAGTAGTTAAAATTTCAATGAA
It contains:
- a CDS encoding AbrB/MazE/SpoVT family DNA-binding domain-containing protein, whose product is MKVYDIRKIQKRVTKSRGKTYYTYYINLPAEWIEDANLKEGDKVEISGDKDKLCLKVVYRQKDENNKKQ
- a CDS encoding DUF3226 domain-containing protein — encoded protein: MRILLLEGITDVAFFIPILKKLYGFSEISCDGIIRAEKMGDISKPICLENEDVKLIVFHSGGKSKQKHALTAMLTAIKMGYLSNIKILGIARDIDQEHDVKNWTKSIIKNAGFEVKEGDKFLIIEDLNLKIAVLGIANYDEDDFNIPSFELKRELEAVITDMAKEISIIEKFKNSLESLSNDAERRLKPKDITHVLAIAKNFDGDSMSGLYRKFIEEQINNKNKVNFLLTLICILPCLTIF
- a CDS encoding ATP-binding protein gives rise to the protein MFVDREEELKALNEKLDSNNFEFIVIYGRRRIGKTKLALKSVENREHIYYLAVEGDNLKHFKRYASKVEPTIEYAKEDWEAYFNFLKDKIIIIDEFPNLIKENPNVLSLFQRIVDIHLKNTKTKLIILGSSISMMGEKVLSYKSPLYGRKTGVLKIKPLKFKHLKEFFPKAIWEELVEIYGFADGIPYYLEKVKLPFWDYLDKEIKRVDSFLRYEVDFLMKYEFEEPTTYKKILEAIAFGNHTLGEIKNYLGFKHSDLTPYLKNLIEVEFIERQTPITESVKSKKGRYYIKDNFIAFYFRYIFPNLSAIEEGIFDIEEIKADYNQYLGFVFEKVAKEFLIELNKMNKLPFKFLKIGRWWHRGEEIDLIALNDNDKKALFVEVKWKDLKDRDVKKIYRDLYRKSKLVGLDDYEKYYAIVGKKIESKENGDCLLFDLEDFS
- a CDS encoding DNA double-strand break repair nuclease NurA, with translation MFIISKNHLDIIYNFVDWEFKNISSIGNIINDEVVWNELPKGVEGVLCGVDGSRGKVEFCSGIVYGLSSYAIGKNIEKGMFELGVLPFFKEEDRVRRLMMTLEYRLATLVSKNVDLILLDGTLSGALIMPPLLSGDTNPLTVYPDLAEDLGWKFIKSLDNFWDEVLENLDGNIYDNTLLAIKIFQKFDSTYSEYVEDIREELFAANILNSRLEIACWGVYFEYIELLHSLNRLLEYDCTFIAKNFENSIITEKLKENNINVDILLDATLLNQIFRGRGYTTLKLEDCYNKKRSRRHINKICDVFGDYFKFLEVIRENPFEMIPKTYVRFAESSPILALEVPRTNKKSIEEVISLLIPYSKLGYPRYLKDAHNKAKISKKEFKKQILFMIKYISEKNRDFSLFFQSGREVLGE
- a CDS encoding AAA family ATPase, with protein sequence MIETIHIKNFRGIRELKLENLGQINIIAGKNNASKSSILEALALFLSAKEGFSLFIKILREILLWRGWYGEKSIYDLFYKNSKELEVSVKFLNQDFANLTLKNSNQSFANKNIAVELKSDKNSWSGRFDSHLIHPDYISSILTSAEATQSNFEFITSLTLIKFGYIESIYSQAYETQVLQDAIRLLREAYPEVKSLSPLQKYNKWIIHV
- a CDS encoding helicase HerA-like domain-containing protein produces the protein MVINSVVVGTVVASKNVNEFEFVIENQVIDKIKKGEFVITKNTHGDYLLSKITKIVSVNALIGDKSEDASELAKIRGVIYSEEMLNNSSKFLASAKILGVINNESGSIESNVYPINVPQNVYLTKDDLLAKIFSNGSIEVGYLKVRSSTKVKLNAKELCSRHFAVLAMTGAGKSNTIAVLVQELFEKDKGKMNIVIVDPHGEYVKMRNTHILPAKLNPILVPEEHLAKLLGIGENSSVQKSFLVYAALTVKYECKENKKQISGLEYLKKIEEKLVECADKIANSEDKKRIYIEYYDGTRCRXKTVKKDDEMSINRVIEKLRWFINKNKNILGENEGMFDIKSDKINVLPLQKIEDEEAITIVGEFLKRVLKERIKSVHDEIVEIKALEKPTLVIIEEAHLFAAKNLKDRSGYWINRIAKEGRKFGVGLGLVSQRPKELNPTVLSQMNTKIILRIVEPTDQKYILESSENVGEDLLQDLPQLSTGEAIVVGSSLPLPALVKIKKYDGVLGGEDGLKNLKI